The genomic region TTGCTGTCTTGTAACACGTCTTTAGGGATATCTTCGGCAACCAACAGCTTAAGCCAATCGATAAGTTCTGATGTGGATGGCTTTTTCTTTAAGCCCGGCAGGTCTCGTAAATCAAAAAATACCGCTAGCGCCTCTTCTAATAAATCGGCTTTTAGGTTTTCAAAATGTACATCGACAATTTGCTGCATCTCTTGTTTATCAGGGAATTTGATGTAGTGGAAAAAGCAACGACGAAGAAACGCATCGGGTAGCTCTTTTTCATTGTTTGAGGTGATGATCACAATCGGACGTTGTTTGGCAACCACACGTTGCTGAGTCTCGTATACGTGGAACTCCATTTTATCGAGCTCTAATAACAGGTCATTTGGAAACTCGATATCGGCTTTATCGATTTCATCAATCAGCAATACCGGACGTTTACCAGCCACAAACGCCTGCCAAAGCTTACCTTTTACAATGTAGTTACTGATGTCTTGAACGCCATCTTTACCCAGTTGCGAGTCACGCAAACGTGATACCGCATCGTATTCATACAAACCTTGCTGCGCACGTGTCGTCGATTTGATATGCCACTGAATCAGCTCAGTATCTAACGCTCTCGCCAACTCTTCAGCCAGCATGGTTTTACCCGTACCAGGCTCGCCTTTAATCAGTAGAGGCTTCTCCAAAGCAATAGCAGCATTAACCGCTAGTTGTAACTCATTGCTTGCGATGTAATTTTCAGTACCTTTAAATGCAGACATAATGTTTCCGTTAACCCAATATTTTCTCCCAAAAGAAAAACGAGCAATAAACATGATAGAGATTGCCCGACCAATAGAAAAAGGGAGGTTGATATTATTAATTATGAATCAGATGTTAACGCTTTTGCGCCACCTTTCATAGGGATAAGCAATTTTGAAAAATTTAAAGAGTTTTTTATGATAAGTAGGGATAATAAAATGGCGGTGACGGAGAGATTCGAACTCTCGATACGTTGCCGTATACACACTTTCCAGGCGTGCTCCTTCAGCCACTCGGACACGTCACCTAATTTGATTAGTGATTTGGCTGAGCACGCCAGGCGTGGTATCTCCACTTCCAGCCACTCAAACAACTCACCCAATTTGAATTGTATTGTAATTTTATTTACGTGTTGTCTTCACAGATAGCCAACTATACAAAATGTATTTCGTTAGCTCGGCGTATGTTAGGGAATAATTAACAAGGGTGCAAGTACAAACGGCATATTGCTTTGCCGTTTGTACTGTTTTTAAACAATTAGCGGATTCGCTTAATTTGAGATTGCAATGTTTAGGTATTGTTTGCTTGCGACAGTTTTAGTTTCGCTGAAAAGTCTAACATGCGGTTTAATGACTTTAACGCGCCATCACGCAGGTCCATATCAACGAATACTTCACGACCGGTTGGATCAATCAATGCGTCATGAATCGCTTGCAATCCGTTCATTGCCATCCACGGACAATGTGCGCAACTGCGACACGTGGCCCCTTCGCCAGCCGTTGGGGCTTCAAAGAACTCTTTCTCAGGGCAAAGTTGCTGCATTTTGTAGAAAATACCACGGTCGGTTGCAACGATAAACTTTTGGTTCGGCAACTCTTGCGCCGCTTTTATCAATTGGCTGGTTGAACCAACAACATCAGCTAAATCCACGACTGCCGCCGGTGATTCTGGGTGTACGAGCACCGCCGCATCTGGGTGCAGTGCCTTCATGTCTTTAAGCGCTTTGGTTTTAAATTCATCATGAACAATACACGCACCATCCCACATTATCATGTCGGCGCCCGTTTGTTTTTCAATGTATGAGCCTAAGTGCTTATCTGGACCCCATAAAATGGTCTCGCCCTGCTCGTCTAAGTGCTCAACAATTTCCAGTGCACAGCTTGAGGTCACAATCCAATCAGCACGAGCCTTTACTTCGGTTGACGTATTAGCATAAACAACCACGGTGCGCTCTGGGTGCTGATCGCAAAACTCGTTAAATTTATCAATTGGACAACCTAAGTCTAATGAACAAGTCGCCTCTAACGTTGGCATAAGTACCGTTTTTTCAGGGGTTAACACCTTAGCGGTTTCCCCCATAAACTTAACTCCTGCAACAATCAAGGTTTCTGCGGGGTGTTGATTACCAAAGCGAGCCATCTCCAATGAGTCAGCAACACAACCGCCGGTTTCTTCGGCTAATGCTTGAATTTCTGGATCAGTGTAGTAATGGGCAACCAACACCGCATTCTTTTCTTTGAGTAGCTGCTTAATTTTTTCTTTGTATTCTTGTTTCTCAGCATCACTTAACGGCTTTGGTTTGGCCGGGAAGGTGTAATCGAAATCAACAGCTAAAGTCGTCTCTAACATGGAAATGCTCTATTTACGTTATCAAAAAGGTAAGTGCCCATAGTATAAAATATCTATGGCCAAAGTTAAACAAAAGGCGCCACAAGCCAACTGGCTAGGGGCGCCTTATTCATCACTGTCTGATTAGGAAGTGGTTGTTTTTAAATTATAAGTGGGTTTCAAACAACTTATAAATACGACGGTATTCGTCTAACCAACTGCTTGGTTGTACAAAACCGTGCGGTTCTACTGGGTAAATAGCCGTTTCCCAATCTTGTTTTTCAAGCTCAATTAAACGCTGTACCAAGCGCACACTGTCTTGGAAGAAAACGTTATCGTCCACCATAGGTGCGTTTATTAACAATGGCTTGGTTAAGCCTTCTGCAAAGTAAATTGGTGAGCTACGCTCAAACGCAATTGGGTCATCGCCTGGGGTGTTCAAAATGTTTGACGTATAACCGTGGTTGTATGACGTCCAGTCAGATACCAAGCGCAAAGCAGAACCCGCAGCAAACGTATCAGGCTCTTTAAACAGCGCCATTAGGGTTAGGAAACCGCCGTAAGAGCCACCGTACACACCAACTTTGTCTTTGTCGATATTGGCGTTGTCGACCAACCAATTCACGCCATCTAGCATGTCTTCCACTTCTGGTTTACCCATATGACGATAAATCGCAGTACGCCAATCGCGACCGTAACCTTTCGAGGCACGGTAATCCATATCAATTACGGTGTAACCTTGTTGAACCAGCATTGAATGGAACATAAACTCACGGAAGTAACCAGACCAACCTAAGTGAGAGTTTTGTAAATAACCCGCACCATGGACGAACATTACCGCTTTGCCCGCATTTGGGTTATCCGTTCGCTCTTGTGGTTGATAGATACGAGAGAAAATACCTTGTTTGGTATGGCTCGATGGAACTTCAACAACCGTTGGCGCCGTCCAAGGCATCGATAAGAACTCGTCACTTACCGTATGAGTAATGCGTACTGCTTCAGCATTTAAATTAACGTCTTTTACGTAAAGCTCTGGCGGCATGGTCGTTGTTGAATGCTCAATCAACAGTTTTGATTCATCTGGTGATAATGCATAACTATTATTACCGCCAAGGCTAGTTACTGGCGTAATGCGCGCGCTGTCCACATCCACTTTGTAAATTTCAAAAATACCTGGGTGAGTTTTGTTCGCTTGGAAGTAGAACGTATCTTCATCGTCTGTTTTGGTTAACTGACGCACTTCAAAGTTACCCGAGGTTAATTGGCGTGCTTTACCATCAACCGATTTTACGTATAAGTGGCCGTAACCGGACTCTTCCGATTGATAATAAAGCGTTTCCGACTCGTCAAACCAACCAAAATCGTTAAAGTCCCAGTTGATCCATGCATCATCGTGTAAACGGTGCTGATTAACAAAGGCTTTGTCATCAAAGTCGATGGTGGCAATCCAACGGTCTTTGTTATCCCACGCTTCCATCATCACGGCGACTTGGTTTGAGTCTTTATGCCATTTAACCGCTTGGCGATATTGCATTAAGTGAATGTTACGAGGCTTTTTCTCTGATGTGTACTTTTTGCCATCGCGCGCGTAGTTTTCTTTGCGCACGTCTGCTAAGACGTCTTCATCAAAACCCGGTAAGCTGTCAAAGCTCAGTAAGTACTGAGCATCATGCTCTAAATCCAGTAAATATACTTGCTCGGTGTATTCACGATTATCTGACACACGATAACGCACACGCTGCGGGTCGATCATGGCATTACTGGTGATGTAGTTTGGCATGATGTCTTCAGCCTTGCTCCATGGCATATCTTTTGCCACGCTCACGACCATCATTTTACCGTTTGGTGACAATTCAGCCTGAACAACACGCTTGCCTTCACCAAAGTAGAAGGTCGAGGTTGCGATAGTGTCATTTTGTTGACGAATATCACTGTCTTTATCGGCTTGAATACCAGCATTGCGCTCTTGCAGCGCAACAAACTTAATTAACTTATGCTGCTCTTTAGCAATATACGTTTTTTCTTTAGTTTTACCTGGCGTGTTGGCCATTTGCAAATTAGCTAATTCACGTAATTGATTGTTACGTAAATCCAGTGCATAAAACACATTGCCAGTGCGATATGCCACACGACCATCACTTAAAAAGCGAGGCTGTGATTCAACCGCCGACGTAAAGGTTAATTGCTTAACCGTTTTTGCCACTAAATCTTTTAAAAAGACGTTGCCTTTAAATACATACAACTCTTTTGTGCCGTCAACGCTTTCTACGGCGTTACGATCGGCAACTTGGTGTAAATTCGCGTAATTTACTTTGTCGCCATTACCTTGGCTGGTTAACGACTTTTGCATTAAATCACGAACCGGGTTACCTAAACGTTTTTGTTGGTAAAACACCGTGTTGCTGTCATCACCCCAATACCAACTCTCTGGTGCACGTCCCATCCAATCCGGATCAGACATCACTTTTTCTAGGGTAATTTGTTTATTTGCATCTGCCGCAACGACTTTGGCCCCTTGTACAGGTTGCTGGGTCGGCGCTTGAGCGCTTGTTTGCTTATCAATAACTGGGGCTTGCTCTGGTAGCGATTGTGTTGTGGCACAAGCGCTAAGTAACATGCTGACCGATGCGGCCAATAACGTATATTTCATAACTTTCCGATTGTTGTTTTTACAAGCCAACTGACGCCCACAATGGCGAATAATGGTGCGCAACATAACAAGGCTTGATGGATTTGTGCGCCTATTAAAGCAAAAACCGCCAATACAAGGCAATTGTCGTTGCCATAAAAATGTCATTTCGCGCATTTTTCGTACAAACTTTAACCTCTACGGACAACACTTGACGACAAGTTTCTGTTATAATCCGCCGCCAAACATGTATGTGCAGAATCGCTGAACAAGTTGCTGCCATATCGTTACCTTTTTTTATCGATAAGTGAGTTAGCTGTCACCATGATCCCATTGCCAAAAACCACCTTGTTTGATTACCCAAGATATTGGGCTGAATGCTATGGTAGCGCGCCATTTTTGCCGATGTCGCGCAAAGAAATGGATGAATTAGGGTGGGACAGTTGCGACATCATCTTAGTCACTGGTGATGCCTATGTTGACCATCCATCGTTTGGTATGGCGATCATCGGTCGTATGCTTGAATCACAAGGTTTTCGTGTTGGTATCATTGCCCAACCCGATTGGCATTCAAAAGATGCCTTTATGGGCTTAGGTAAGCCAAATTTATTCTTTGGCGTCACCGCCGGCAACATGGACTCGATGATCAACCGCTATACCGCTGAGCGCCGTTTACGTCACGATGATGCATACACACCAAATAACGAAGGTGGAAAGCGTCCAGATAGAGCAACCTTGGTGTACTCACAGCGTTGTAAAGAAGCCTACAAAGATGTACCGGTGATCCTAGGTGGTATTGAAGCAAGCTTACGTCGTATCGCCCATTACGATTATTGGTCAGATAAAGTGCGTCGCAGTGTGTTGTTTGATGCCAAAGCCGATTTGCTTATCTATGGTAATGCCGAGCGTCCCTTGGTTGAAGTGGCCCATCGCATTGCGCAAGGTGAAGACATCAATGATATTCGCGATGTACGTGGTACCGCCTTTATCAGCAAAACCGCCCTACCTGGTTGGCGCGGTGTCGACTCTCGCGCTATTGATAAGCCAGGTAAAATCGATCCTATCCCAAGTCCTTATCAAGACATGGTAGCGACAAACTGTGATAAGAAAGATGAGATCACTGACTCTGGTGTCACCATTGTCAATGCGGCTAAAAATGATAGCGAAAATCGCGTCGATATCAGCAAAGAAGCGGTGCCGATTCAGATCAGCGATTATCAAAATAAAAGCTGGGATAAAAAACACAAACCATGGGAATTTACTTACGTGAAGTTGCCGTCGTTCGAGCAAGTAAGTAACAATCACGTGTTGTATGCGCATGCGTCGCGTATTTTCCATCAAGAAGTCAACCCAGCCAGTGCCCGCGCGCTGGTGCAAACCCATGGCGACCGTTTGATTTGGTTAAACCCACCGGCGATCCCGCTTAGCGAAGCGGAAATGGATGGGGTGTTTGGTTTACCGTATGCCCGTGTGCCCCACCCTTGTTATGGGGATGCGAAAATTCCAGCCTATGACATGATCAAAACCTCCATCAACATCATGCGTGGCTGTTTTGGTGGTTGTTCATTCTGCTCTATAACCGAGCATGAAGGTCGCATCATTCAATCTCGTTCGCATGAGTCGATTCTTGATGAAATTGAAGACATTAAGCAAAAAGTGCCTGGCTTTACTGGAGTCATTTCCGATTTAGGTGGCCCGACAGCGAACATGTATCAGCTGCGCTGTAAATCACCAAAAGCCGAAGCAACCTGTCGTCGTCCAAGCTGTGTTTGGCCTGATATTTGTGGCCACATGGATACTGACCATACACCAACCATTGAACTTTACCGTAAAGCCCGAGCGGTAAAAGGCATTAAGAAAATCTTAATCGCCTCCGGTGTGCGCTACGACTTAGCGATTAAAGATCCTGAGTATGTAAGAGAATTGGCGAGCCATCATGTCGGTGGCTATTTAAAAATCGCCCCAGAGCATACGGAAGAAGGCCCATTGGCGAAAATGATGAAGCCAGGTATGGGTTCGTACCACAAGTTTAAAGAGATGTTCGATCATTACTCGAAGCTTGCCGGTAAAAAGCAATATTTGATCCCGTATTTTATCTCGGCGCATCCAGGCACCACCGATAAAGATATGGTCAACTTAGCGCTATGGTTAAAGCAAAATAACTTTAAGCTCGACCAAGTACAAAATTTTTATCCATCTCCGTTGGCAAATGCAACCACCATTTACCATACCGAGATAGACTCGTTAAACAAAATACGTAAAGACAGTGCCTCGATACCGGTACCTAAGGGCACCATTCAGCGACGCTTGCATAAAGCCATTTTACGCTACCACGATCCAAACAACTGGGGCTTAATTCGTGAAGCATTAACGAAGATGGGCTTAGCTCGCAAACTTATTGGTAGTGGTCCTGAGTGTTTGGTGCCACACGAAACGCGCGGTGAGAAACAACAACACTACCGCCAAGGCAAAAACAATGCTAAAGGCTACAAAACATCCTACGGACAAAAGCGAACGACCAAGCAAGCTGACGGCAACCTAGGTAATGGCAAGCCTGCACAAAGTAAGCACAGCAAGGGTAACAAAAGCCAAGGTAGCCACAAACCAGCGAAGCCGGGATTAACACGCTTTAGCGATAACCAATTTAAAAAGCCTGCGAAAAAACGCAAATAAACTTTTATTAAAGGCGCAGCCGTTAACGCCGCGCCATAAACCATTTTTGAGGATTTCTTTTTGATCACAACAGCAAATATCACCATGCAATTTGGTGCCAAGCCACTGTTTGAAAACATTTCAGTTAAGTTCGGTGGCGGTAACCGTTACGGTTTGATCGGCGCCAACGGCTGTGGTAAGTCGACGTTCATGAAAATTCTTGGCGGTGAGCTTGAGCCGAGCGGCGGTCACGTAAAGGTTGATGTCAATGAGCGCGTAGGTAAACTTCGCCAAGATCAATTCGCCTTTGAAGACTACAGCGTGGTTGACACGGTGATCATGGGTCACAATGAGCTATGGGCTGTTAAAGAAGAACGCGACCGCATCTACGCGCAAGCGGAAATGAGTGAAGAAGATGGCATGCGAGTGGCCGATCTAGAAACGCAATACGCCGAGATGGATGGCTATACCGCAGAAAGCCGTGCAGGTGAATTACTGATGGGTGTTGGTATTCCGATCGAACAACACTACGGTAGAATGAGCGAAGTCGCACCGGGTTGGAAGCTGCGTGTACTACTGGCGCAAGCACTATTCTCAGATCCAGATATTCTGCTATTAGACGAACCAACCAACAACTTGGACATTCACACCATTTCATGGCTTGAAAACGTATTAAACGAGCGTAACTCAACCATGATCATCATCTCGCATGACCGTCATTTCTTAAACAGCGTATGTACTCACATGGCCGACTTGGATTATGGTGAGTTGCGTATTTATCCAGGTAACTATGACGAATACATGCTGGCAGCAACGCAAGCTCGTGCGCGTCTAATGGCCGATAACGCCAAGAAAAAAGCACAAATTACCGAGCTGCAAGACTTTGTACGTCGTTTCTCGGCTAATGCCTCAAAAGCCAAACAAGCGACATCACGTGCGAAACAAATTGATAAAATTCAACTTGATGAAGTTAAAGCGTCTAGTCGCGTTAACCCGTTTATTCGCTTTGAACAAGAAAAACCATTATTTAGAAACGTACTAGAAATCAACGAGCTAAACAAAGGCTTCGACGGCAAGCAGGTATTAAAGAATATCAGCTTAATGGCAGAAGTTGGCGAAAAAATTGCGATTATTGGTGAAAACGGTGTCGGTAAAACCACCTTCCTTCGCACCCTAATGGGTGAGTTAACCGCAGACAGCGGTGAATACAAGTGGTCCGAAAACCATAACATCGCCTATTATGCACAAGATCACGCCAAAGATTTTGAACAAGATATGACCTTGTTTGACTGGATGAGCCAATGGCGTCAAGAAGGTGATGACGAGCAAGTGGTGCGCGGTTATTTAGGTCGCTTATTGTTTAGCCAAGATGACATCAAGAAATCCGTTAAGGTGTTATCGGGCGGTGAGCAAGGTCGCATGTTATTCGGCAAGATGATGATGCAAAAGCCAAATATCTTGATCCTTGATGAACCAACCAACCACATGGATATGGAATCGATTGAGTCATTGAATATGGCACTTGAAAAGTTTGAGGGCTCTATTGTGTTTGTATCACATGACCGTGAATTTGTATCATCAATTGCCACCCGTGTTATTGAATTAACGCCACAAGGCTACACCGATTTTGCCGGTACGTACGAAGAATACTTAAAGAGTCAAGAAGCCTAGTAAACCGAGCAATCTGATCAATCAAAGCTCGCCTTTATTAACGGGCGCTCTTTTGTTATCCGCAAAACACCGTGCTATGTAGCACGGTGTTTTTGTTTACCCCAAAAATAATGTCAGCAAGCCATTTCGCCAGCAGTTCGCGCAAATTTTGGTTTACTCACAAAAATACTAGCCAGCTAAAGTACAAGCGATTGGCTGATTTGACAAAGCTTACCTAAAATTAATCATAACGTTGACTCAACGCTGAACCATTCCATATAGCGAGAAGGGTAAAAGCAAAGCAATAAGGTAACATTATGGAAATTAATAATCTGTTAGGTATGCAAAGCCCTATTGTCTTAGGGATCGTCAATGAACGCTTACGCCTAGAGTGTGATACCTTAGATCAACTCATTTCACGCTATGATCTCGATGCGAATCAACTGTTTCATAAAATGGACGAATTAGGCTATCACTACGATGCGCTAAGCAATCAATTTAAGCCTGACTAGCCACGATCCAAGTCAAGTCAAGTATTGTCGCTTGCTTCTCTATTCGTCATGCCCATAACTTGTAATCGCAGGACGAATAACTCCACGAGCTGACAGTGCTTAGCCACTGATCATTTAATATTCACCGTCCCGTACATCAGTATTTTATTCACACAACCGTCTGTGTCTTTTGGGTCCGTTATTTATTCAACATCAAGGACTTATTTAGCTATCCCGAGGAACTTAACGTTCCATAACGAGTCAACAGCTTTAGCGGGTTGTCTATTTTTAGCGCACTTGGTGATTGTGTCACTTACTTGCCACCAAAATTTAGGTGAGCAATATTTCAGCTTAATGGAGTTCCCCCTCTGGGTTTGTTAATAGACTGATAATAAAAGGGAATATTTGCGGTACATCAAGTTTTGAACATTTTGTTAAATTTTTCTCTTGTATCTTGTAACGATTAACCCCATTCTAAAAACAAGAGCAAAATACTTTGCTTGAGATAACAATTAGGAGACATGTATGAGAATTACAATTTCAGGTCATCACGTAGAAGTAACTGAAGCCATCACAGATGTCATCAATAGCAGGTTTGAAAAAATTGCTAATCATTTTCCGAGTTTAATGTCTCTCGAGGTCATTCTGAAGGTCGATAAGAATAGCCAAAAAATCGAAGCGGTCACCAATTACGAAAACCAAAAAATGGCGGTGTCTGCCCAAGACGATGATTTATATGTCGCTATCGGCAGTTGTGTGAAAAAGCTTGATGCAGCGCTGCAGCATCGCAAAGGGGTGTTAAAAGCCAACCTGCATAATAAAATCCAAGCCGCTTAATACTTTTCCAACTGACACAAAAAAGAGCTCTAATGAGCTCTTTTTTATTTTTACAAGGCGTTTTAGTCGCTGCCAGCTTTATGACTCATCATCTTCACTATCGACAAACTTGCCTGGTTTTTTCTTCATTAACGGCATATCGCCAAAGCCCTCGTCAGTAAAGACTATTTTCTTCTTCACTTTTGGTGCTTTTTTCTTAACAGCTTGCTTTTTCTCTGTCGCTTTTGTTTTTGTTTTAGCGGTAACGGCTTTTTTCGGTTTTAAGCCCGTAAACTTAGCCCGTAAGCCTTCTACGCCAACAAAAGGCATATCTTGCTGTAAAAACGCTTTTACATTTAAGTAGCTTTGCCAATCCTTCGGGCCGACAAATGAAATAGCATCACCTTTTGCACCAGCACGTCCGGTACGACCAATTCGATGCACGTACTCTTCGGCATGTTTTGGCATATCGAAATTAAATACGTGCGATACATTGACTAAATCAAGGCCGCGTGAGGCCAAATCGGTGGTCACCAAAATGTTGTATTGGCCTTTGGCAAAGCTTTCCATAATACGGTT from Thalassotalea sp. Sam97 harbors:
- a CDS encoding AAA family ATPase is translated as MSAFKGTENYIASNELQLAVNAAIALEKPLLIKGEPGTGKTMLAEELARALDTELIQWHIKSTTRAQQGLYEYDAVSRLRDSQLGKDGVQDISNYIVKGKLWQAFVAGKRPVLLIDEIDKADIEFPNDLLLELDKMEFHVYETQQRVVAKQRPIVIITSNNEKELPDAFLRRCFFHYIKFPDKQEMQQIVDVHFENLKADLLEEALAVFFDLRDLPGLKKKPSTSELIDWLKLLVAEDIPKDVLQDSNAAKSIPPLHGALLKNEQDVHLFEKLAFMHRRER
- the nadA gene encoding quinolinate synthase NadA, with amino-acid sequence MLETTLAVDFDYTFPAKPKPLSDAEKQEYKEKIKQLLKEKNAVLVAHYYTDPEIQALAEETGGCVADSLEMARFGNQHPAETLIVAGVKFMGETAKVLTPEKTVLMPTLEATCSLDLGCPIDKFNEFCDQHPERTVVVYANTSTEVKARADWIVTSSCALEIVEHLDEQGETILWGPDKHLGSYIEKQTGADMIMWDGACIVHDEFKTKALKDMKALHPDAAVLVHPESPAAVVDLADVVGSTSQLIKAAQELPNQKFIVATDRGIFYKMQQLCPEKEFFEAPTAGEGATCRSCAHCPWMAMNGLQAIHDALIDPTGREVFVDMDLRDGALKSLNRMLDFSAKLKLSQANNT
- a CDS encoding prolyl oligopeptidase family serine peptidase, with amino-acid sequence MKYTLLAASVSMLLSACATTQSLPEQAPVIDKQTSAQAPTQQPVQGAKVVAADANKQITLEKVMSDPDWMGRAPESWYWGDDSNTVFYQQKRLGNPVRDLMQKSLTSQGNGDKVNYANLHQVADRNAVESVDGTKELYVFKGNVFLKDLVAKTVKQLTFTSAVESQPRFLSDGRVAYRTGNVFYALDLRNNQLRELANLQMANTPGKTKEKTYIAKEQHKLIKFVALQERNAGIQADKDSDIRQQNDTIATSTFYFGEGKRVVQAELSPNGKMMVVSVAKDMPWSKAEDIMPNYITSNAMIDPQRVRYRVSDNREYTEQVYLLDLEHDAQYLLSFDSLPGFDEDVLADVRKENYARDGKKYTSEKKPRNIHLMQYRQAVKWHKDSNQVAVMMEAWDNKDRWIATIDFDDKAFVNQHRLHDDAWINWDFNDFGWFDESETLYYQSEESGYGHLYVKSVDGKARQLTSGNFEVRQLTKTDDEDTFYFQANKTHPGIFEIYKVDVDSARITPVTSLGGNNSYALSPDESKLLIEHSTTTMPPELYVKDVNLNAEAVRITHTVSDEFLSMPWTAPTVVEVPSSHTKQGIFSRIYQPQERTDNPNAGKAVMFVHGAGYLQNSHLGWSGYFREFMFHSMLVQQGYTVIDMDYRASKGYGRDWRTAIYRHMGKPEVEDMLDGVNWLVDNANIDKDKVGVYGGSYGGFLTLMALFKEPDTFAAGSALRLVSDWTSYNHGYTSNILNTPGDDPIAFERSSPIYFAEGLTKPLLINAPMVDDNVFFQDSVRLVQRLIELEKQDWETAIYPVEPHGFVQPSSWLDEYRRIYKLFETHL
- a CDS encoding YgiQ family radical SAM protein → MIPLPKTTLFDYPRYWAECYGSAPFLPMSRKEMDELGWDSCDIILVTGDAYVDHPSFGMAIIGRMLESQGFRVGIIAQPDWHSKDAFMGLGKPNLFFGVTAGNMDSMINRYTAERRLRHDDAYTPNNEGGKRPDRATLVYSQRCKEAYKDVPVILGGIEASLRRIAHYDYWSDKVRRSVLFDAKADLLIYGNAERPLVEVAHRIAQGEDINDIRDVRGTAFISKTALPGWRGVDSRAIDKPGKIDPIPSPYQDMVATNCDKKDEITDSGVTIVNAAKNDSENRVDISKEAVPIQISDYQNKSWDKKHKPWEFTYVKLPSFEQVSNNHVLYAHASRIFHQEVNPASARALVQTHGDRLIWLNPPAIPLSEAEMDGVFGLPYARVPHPCYGDAKIPAYDMIKTSINIMRGCFGGCSFCSITEHEGRIIQSRSHESILDEIEDIKQKVPGFTGVISDLGGPTANMYQLRCKSPKAEATCRRPSCVWPDICGHMDTDHTPTIELYRKARAVKGIKKILIASGVRYDLAIKDPEYVRELASHHVGGYLKIAPEHTEEGPLAKMMKPGMGSYHKFKEMFDHYSKLAGKKQYLIPYFISAHPGTTDKDMVNLALWLKQNNFKLDQVQNFYPSPLANATTIYHTEIDSLNKIRKDSASIPVPKGTIQRRLHKAILRYHDPNNWGLIREALTKMGLARKLIGSGPECLVPHETRGEKQQHYRQGKNNAKGYKTSYGQKRTTKQADGNLGNGKPAQSKHSKGNKSQGSHKPAKPGLTRFSDNQFKKPAKKRK
- a CDS encoding ABC-F family ATPase — translated: MITTANITMQFGAKPLFENISVKFGGGNRYGLIGANGCGKSTFMKILGGELEPSGGHVKVDVNERVGKLRQDQFAFEDYSVVDTVIMGHNELWAVKEERDRIYAQAEMSEEDGMRVADLETQYAEMDGYTAESRAGELLMGVGIPIEQHYGRMSEVAPGWKLRVLLAQALFSDPDILLLDEPTNNLDIHTISWLENVLNERNSTMIIISHDRHFLNSVCTHMADLDYGELRIYPGNYDEYMLAATQARARLMADNAKKKAQITELQDFVRRFSANASKAKQATSRAKQIDKIQLDEVKASSRVNPFIRFEQEKPLFRNVLEINELNKGFDGKQVLKNISLMAEVGEKIAIIGENGVGKTTFLRTLMGELTADSGEYKWSENHNIAYYAQDHAKDFEQDMTLFDWMSQWRQEGDDEQVVRGYLGRLLFSQDDIKKSVKVLSGGEQGRMLFGKMMMQKPNILILDEPTNHMDMESIESLNMALEKFEGSIVFVSHDREFVSSIATRVIELTPQGYTDFAGTYEEYLKSQEA
- a CDS encoding DUF4250 domain-containing protein encodes the protein MEINNLLGMQSPIVLGIVNERLRLECDTLDQLISRYDLDANQLFHKMDELGYHYDALSNQFKPD
- the hpf gene encoding ribosome hibernation-promoting factor, HPF/YfiA family, with product MRITISGHHVEVTEAITDVINSRFEKIANHFPSLMSLEVILKVDKNSQKIEAVTNYENQKMAVSAQDDDLYVAIGSCVKKLDAALQHRKGVLKANLHNKIQAA